The Branchiostoma floridae strain S238N-H82 chromosome 6, Bfl_VNyyK, whole genome shotgun sequence genomic interval TTCACTCTCGCTATCTGCTACACGGACCAGAACTCTCCGCTATATGTACGTGTGCACCCTCCAGTGTCCAAGCGACTGTGGTTTGTTGCTAGCAACAGGTGACAGCCCAACCCACCAGGCTTTAGAAAGCTTCATCCTGGGTTAGATTTGTTCAAGGAGTTTGAGAAAGAACCTCCCTAGTTTGTTCTCGCCACGGACCgttgacagtgtgtgtgtgttacgtGGTGTGTGGTTGGAGACGGAATACACAGGGAAGGGCCCACGGGCCTCTGATAGAGAATAGGTGACGTTACGTCAGTGTTATGGCTAATCAAAATCCTTTCCAAACATTCCTGTACACAATCTCCAGAAAAACATAGAACGCTTTAGCacatttttaatgaaaatatcCAACAACCACCTTACTCACAATCTCCAGAAAAACATAGAACATGAAGGTGGTTGTTGGATATTTTCATTAAGAATGTCCTGACATTCTTAGTGAAAATATCCAACAACCACCTTCATCACAAAAGGTAACAATAGACTAGTCAAACATGTGAAGAAAAGGAATATATATCCATGTAGATTGGAGCTGTGGTaaaataatgtagaaatatatcCAGTCATGTTTGTAGAAGACGGTCACTGACCAAGGAATCGAGCTCAACCTTGACCCTggaatatgatttaaaaaatgaagagtaaagaaaaaacatcaacaagaaaattAGCAGAAACGGCCATAATCTTTAAAATAAGTCCAGTTTAATGAATATGTCGGTGACTGATATTTACTGTCGATCGCGAGTTTAATAGTTTGTCAACTTAtattattcatacatgtacagtcaaacctatattTGCATAGTGACTACCTGGCCATtacggtcactttttgtcagtcccttggatttttcccattgacctaagcattaagccATACCAGCCACCTGTCCAAaacggccacggccacacgatttccggtcccgtagatacagaaacactgcctactAACTCGCCGAAAATGAATTGCACTCTGACGTTCAAGGCAGGCGTACCTTGGTaaaataatgtagaaatataacATGACTGGTCGGAATCATTCCGACCATACGACCATTTGAATATCTATCATCTATTAGTAACATGCCCTAGGGCACGCCAATAATCTTCCTTGACttcatgacaaaacaaagacGTCCCAACTGAGGGTCATTTTGGGCGGTAGTGGAAGGTACGCCTGCCTTGAACGTCAGAGCGCAAGTCATTTTCGGCGAGTTCACCAACATTGGGTatagcaatatcaatcattttcggtagatttgaagTTGGCAGGATCAGCTGGTGAGAACAATGAGGttatataagctccttggtgagaaagattagtgggtactaaaatcatgtgtagcttatCGCCGTGGCCATTGtatattgacacactgagtgtgtcgatagccagATTTGGCTATtcacacaccgagatgccagccagccaatcagagctggTAACGTAACTTATTGCTCATGGTCAGTTGATTAGCAAGATATCTACGGTATCTAGGATGTACACAGATACAGagtaccaaggagcttatatatatatcaatataagctccttgaGAGTACTAAAACTGTACGTTCTGCCACACTACTACGGGAAGCCACTAGGTGGTCCATAATCGAACTTCTTCGTTTTGCCCAAGGAGGTTGTCGCGACAACTGTTGAACTTGAATAATCAAGAGACGACATTGACCCAATACCAACGAACACATCCGGGTCATCTGACCACGACTTCCTTTTGCGAAAAGTGGCCAACGGCGTGGCGTGGTTTGGTCTGCGGAGCCGAGGTTGTCATTTTCGAAGCGAAGATCTCAACTTTCGCGGTGTTAGAGGGCCAACTGGCGATTTTGTGCGAAGCTACAGCTTTCAGGCTTGTTCAGGTAAGGCGGTCTGTTgcattttcacacaaaaagctTTGAGAGAAGAAGTTCAGCGTTCCGCAGCGCTGTGCTGTGTCAGGGAGGTCTCTCTAGCTTGTCGGGAGGGGGTCCCGTTCTACCGAAGCCAAGGAAAGTGACCAACATGTTTTTGTCGTGTCTGGCTTTTGACAAAATGTGGACAAATAGATAACGTTAGGAGGAAATTATAGAATAGGTGATTTGTGATTTTGCTGTTTGCTGTCCAAGAGCTCCTTGATATTTCTGAGTCATGAAAGTAGGTAACGTTAGTAGATAACGTAAACAACGGGGGCCCATGGGGGTTTACAGAGATTTCTTTAGTAGTTTAGGTTTACTCAAAGACCTTAGAAAACGCAACTGTATTTAGGTGTATTAGAATTGTAGAGTTCTTTGATGTAAAAATGATTCATATTTGTTCGAAGGACCGGTGCACTTGGtaataatataacgttatatcatggTAACGTTATACCCAAATCCCCCCGCTCGCCCCCGGACCGGAATCTTCCCGCCATTCGGCCATCTGGTGTTGGTACCGTTATGGCGTGTCAACCGACGAGGAATtttactagcctggtatccagccgtaatatNNNNNNNNNNNNNNNNNNNNNNNNNNNNNNNNNNNNNNNNNNNNNNNNNNNNNNNNNNNNNNNNNNNNNNNNNNNNNNNNNNNNNNNNNNNNNNNNNNNNTAGCCTCTACCAGGATCCCCAAGTCGCtgtaaaaatattagaaattggccaaatagacagaaaacacaccagaggagttggttggccgaggagtacagtttagGTCGcaaaccaactcctctggtgtgttatttggccaatttctactatttttccagcgacctggggagcctggtagaggctagggcgGTTCTGTCAGTAGCTGAATTTCTTCCCCGTGCAGTGTAGAACTAACCTATAGCAGTAAATTAATgatttagagtagagtagagtagagaagatTAGATCAGACTGTACAACTACAAGCCAAGTAGGAGCTTTTGGCTCCAGGTTTGGCCAttcttcaatacatgtatatagggatgtttttaatattttgtcagTACTATATTTTCAAGCATACACGTGAATTTAGTTTtcgtgagatcgcgtggcgtaatcggcagcgcgtggggctcaggcccaaaaggtcccgagttcgaaccCATGTCACTGATGGTGTGCACTTTGCACTACTTTCCCCACTTCATTccggtgaaaatgagtaccaagctagggacgtccctcggataggacgttaaatgaaaaCTGTGCCATAATAATCAACATAATGATTGTGGGTActaaaggaaggaagaaagaaagtttgTACAACGGCCATATTACTACATGCTGAAACTGAGTAAAAGCAGCAAATTACTCATCAGAGAATTCAGAAAATTACCATGAAgtaggtagcctgggtaccatccataaagtagttcgctccagcGTTGatttatacactatatatacagtcgcttcttgctctgacatttattatgCACTAgtctatatacagttgcttctctgctgttccgtctgggatccttgaccacgttaacgtctggaatcgtccaaattttggatgagggcgcttattggtccctacacacgagcgaattaaggaatgggttcaagcactcgttcgaacaggcgttccaacaccccaaataccctacatctgcttgcaggagggcctgttgtcatggaacaagcgctctagaacccattttttcactcattaactgacgttagcaccaaacggtttgaatgtgcagatCTCCAGATTTGGAAGcagaacataggagcgaactactacccggatggtaaccaggctatgaAGTAGGGGCATCAATGTAAAAATCAGCATAACAACTTCTAACGGCCATTGTTCATTCATCTTGTCTCCACAGAAGTTGTACTGGATATACGAGGATGGCATCAACAAGCAACGTGGagagtttggatgacgtcaggagaagGGCAAACCATGATTTGCTTGTGCGATGTGGAAGAGAGGAAAaatcctacaggtgtgaggtgtgcagcaaacagttcagtgagctgggtaatctAACGAGTCATATACGGACTCACAcgggcgagaaaccctacaggtgtgaggagtgcagcaggcagttcagtcaactgAGCAGTCTGAAGaagcacatgcggactcacacaggggagaaaccctacaggtgtgaggagtgcagcagacagttcagtcagctgggtgatttgaagaaacacatgaggactcacacaggggagaaaccctacaagtgtgaggaatgcagcaggcagttcagtcggcagagtcatctaaagactcacatgaggactcacacaggggagaaaccatataggtgtgaggagtgcagcagacagttcagtctgCTGGGTgatttgaagaaacacatgcggacccacacaggggagaaaccctacaggtgtgaggagtgtagcaagcagttcagccGACTAgataatctgaagactcacatgcggactcacacaggggagaaatcctacaagtgtgagaagtgcagcaggcACTTCAGAACGATGAGTCAGTTGAAGAATCACATAAAAACTCACACGGGCGAGAAACTCTACAGGTGTGatgagtgcagcaggcagttcagaaCCCCGAGTCATCTAAAGAGTCATTTgtggactcacacaggggagaaaccctacagatgtgaggagtgcagcaaacagttcagtcagcagagtcatctgaagactcacatgcggactcacacaggcgagaaaccccacaagtgtgaggattgcagcaggcagttcagtcagttgagtcatctaaagagacacatgcagactcacacaggggagaaaccctacatgtgtgaggagtgcagcaggcagttcagtcagctgggtggtCTTAAGAGCCATATGCtgactcatacaggggagaaaccctacaggtgtgaggagtgcagcaggcagttcagtaaaCTGGGTGATCTAAAGAGACATATGCAAACTCACAAGAGTGAGAAACCCTTAATGGGGTAGCAGGCAGTTCACAGTTTTGTAACAGATGTTTCATTTAGGTGATCTGAAAAGACACATATGAACTCATGGGAGAAGAACCCtgcaggtgtgaggagtgcaacatgCAGTTGCAACATATCAGCTAGGTgatatgaaaatacaaaaactcATAAGCATGAAATCCtactgtacaggtgtgaggagtgcagcaggcagtcaGCAGACTAATATGAAAAGACACATGCAAACTcaaggtgtgaggagtgcagcagaccaTTCAGTTAACC includes:
- the LOC118417892 gene encoding zinc finger protein 525-like, giving the protein MASTSNVESLDDVRRRANHDLLVRCGREEKSYRCEVCSKQFSELGNLTSHIRTHTGEKPYRCEECSRQFSQLSSLKKHMRTHTGEKPYRCEECSRQFSQLGDLKKHMRTHTGEKPYKCEECSRQFSRQSHLKTHMRTHTGEKPYRCEECSRQFSLLGDLKKHMRTHTGEKPYRCEECSKQFSRLDNLKTHMRTHTGEKSYKCEKCSRHFRTMSQLKNHIKTHTGEKLYRCDECSRQFRTPSHLKSHLWTHTGEKPYRCEECSKQFSQQSHLKTHMRTHTGEKPHKCEDCSRQFSQLSHLKRHMQTHTGEKPYMCEECSRQFSQLGGLKSHMLTHTGEKPYRCEECSRQFSKLGDLKRHMQTHKSEKPLMG